Proteins from one Clupea harengus chromosome 17, Ch_v2.0.2, whole genome shotgun sequence genomic window:
- the LOC105911007 gene encoding uncharacterized protein LOC105911007 has protein sequence MAEVSRRLGLRAFRISVLSSSKLNDTAGVGKVLAATGPSTPVSTEHEHRTGPNEPEVRKQPEKRGEQPSLEDSKKTPVHRGKTEVCCSSNHEQATARSSSVSLPLRFTGYDVVFLDERGQSLEVCQKQQRSHKEFGYNHRPTPRGSHSSVCRVTVGDDALPRATLNNRMHMPLHQFRSYHTSALQTDGLSRLFNSILWSVNHRLCARPYSWKKDDKSSLPLYRSRTAYYDILKVSPNATQAQIKTAYYKQSFIFHPDKNAGSEEATRRFAEISEAYTVLSSKWMRRKYDSGIFSQGDFQSNGTPPARDPVSARPPGPQHRARSHTNTTGPAGGKTHFNFDEFYRGHYGAQLQREQEMRRRAEMLRMKKMEEYKKMVQQNMKVTVVMLLTLAGAIVLELTES, from the exons ATGGCGGAGGTCAGCCGTCGGCTGGGACTCAGAGCTTTCAGGATCTCTGTCCTTTCCTCATCTAAACTTAATGACACCGCTGGTGTTGGCAAAGTGCTCGCGGCTACTGGCCCATCTACACCTGTCAGTACCGAACACGAGCACCGCACGGGACCGAATGAGCCGGAAGTGCGCAAACAGCCGGAGAAGAGGGGTGAGCAACCAAGTTTAGAGGACTCCAAAAAAACTCCTGTTCATAGAGGGAAGACTGAAGTTTGTTGCAGCAGTAATCACGAGCAAGCAACCGCGCGTTCGTCTTCAGTGTCTCTGCCACTCAGGTTTACGGGATATGATGTGGTATTTTTAGACGAGCGAGGTCAAAGCCTTGAAGTATGTCAAAAGCAACAACGATCACATAAGGAGTTCGGGTATAATCACCGGCCAACTCCGCGCGGATCACATAGTTCCGTCTGCAGAGTGACCGTCGGGGATGATGCGCTACCGAGGGCGACACTGAACAACAGAATGCACATGCCACTGCATCAGTTTAGATCGTACCATACCTCAGCGCTTCAGACAGATGGTCTGTCCAGGCTGTTCAACTCTATACTGTGGTCTGTCAACCACCGGCTCTGTGCTAGACCGTACAGCTGGAAAAAGGACGACAAATCATCCCTCCCGCTATACCGCAGCAGAACCGCCTACTACGACATCCTGAag GTGTCCCCGAACGCCACGCAGGCGCAGATCAAAACCGCCTACTACAAGCAGTCCTTCATCTTCCACCCCGACAAGAACGCAGGCAGCGAGGAGGCGACCCGGCGCTTCGCCGAGATCAGCGAGGCCTACACGGTGCTGAGCAGCAAGTGGATGCGGCGAAAGTACGACAGCGGCATCTTTAGCCAGGGGGACTTTCAGAGCAACGGCACGCCCCCGGCCAGAGATCCTGTAAGCGCCAGACCCCCCGGCCCCCAGCATCGCGCGCGGagccacaccaacaccaccggGCCCGCAGGCGGTAAAACCCATTTCAACTTCGACGAGTTCTATCGCGGGCACTACGGGGCGCAGCTTCAGCGGGAGCAGGAGATGCGCCGACGCGCAGAGATGCTGAGGATGAAGAAGATGGAGGAATACAAGAAGATGGTCCAGCAGAACATGAAAGTGACTGTTGTGATGCTGCTCACGCTAGCGGGGGCCATTGTGCTGGAGCTGACGGAGtcgtga
- the LOC105911005 gene encoding SH2B adapter protein 2, whose protein sequence is MSGHQQAGSSSPELWSSCPLPDWREFCELHARASAADFASKFRQFLQENPTYAKAGADASFSQHYTHTFLDSFSAALHTQQLPSTLLEGAVSTYSIVPFAGLQVCPLPFNQEGFPRRREASSESLDSMDSGGGGGGGGAGGGSASFSSSRPQQKMGGLGQSRSSEDVSLSHTHPLTHTHTHPRQCFRKGFSLRNMSLCVVDGVREIWQRRASPEPEGAGQRRSNCAEAGPWSQRLRLKATPPRAEQLEVQREGALRFMVADDSSSQGGALWQKCRLLLRKMPTPLQRLEGAERFLLEFYVPPKSSKPKVSIPLSAIVEVRTTMPLEMPDKDNTFVLKVENGAEYILETIDSLQKNSWVADIQDCIDPGDSGDDIELASCIHGQPSKEFSIIASCSCELLSEGVHRVPERSCAAAVDHYSAPSVRSRELPVTQHPSHIPLDRFLQTPEAQGPPVCEGEECGEAEGRGSLAGLPWFHGTLSRVRAAQLVLAGGARSHGLFVIRQSETRPGEYVLTFNFQGKAKHLRLSVNETGQCHVHHLWFQTVCDMLRHFHTHPIPLESGGNADITLRSYVQVQRDVLAPQLPPPQRETACRTDAPPPLNLPVTQATASAAADAPPSSSPSSPSATPFSREGGSVGGALGLHSRSSSSERLLAPPSGSDEDYHDSDGARRTRAVENQYSFY, encoded by the exons ATGAGCGGGCATCAGCAGGCTGGCAGCAGCAGTCCGGAGCTCTGGTCCTCGTGCCCGCTGCCCGACTGGAGGGAGTTCTGTGAGCTGCATGCCCGTGCCAGCGCCGCTGACTTTGCCTCCAAGTTCCGCCAGTTCCTCCAGGAGAACCCGACCTACGCCAAGGCGGGCGCGGACGCCAGCTTCTcccagcactacacacacaccttcctggaCAGCTTCAGTGCTGCCCTGCACACGCAGCAGCTCCCCTCCACGCTGCTAGAGGGCGCCGTCTCCACGTACAGCATCGTGCCGTTCGCCGGCCTGCAGGTCTGCCCACTGCCCTTCAACCAGGAAGGGTTTCCACGGCGACGGGAGGCCTCCTCAGAGTCCCTGGACAGCATGGacagcgggggaggggggggtgggggtggggctgggggaggCTCCGCCTCTTTCTCGTCGTCACGGCCGCAACAGAAGATGGGCGGGCTGGGTCAGTCTCGGAGCTCGGAGGacgtgtctctgtctcacacacaccccctcacacatacacacacacaccccaggcaGTGCTTCCGCAAGGGCTTCAGCCTGCGCaacatgagcctgtgtgtggtggACGGCGTGCGCGAGATCTGGCAGCGCCGGGCGTCGCCCGAGCCCGAGGGGGCGGGGCAGAGGCGGAGCAATTGCGCGGAGGCGGGGCCGTGGAGCCAGCGGCTGCGTCTGAAGGCCACGCCCCCTCGGGCCGAGCAGCTggaggtgcagagagagggtgcgCTGCGCTTCATGGTGGCAGACGACTCCTCCAGCCAGGGGGGGGCGCTGTGGCAGAAGTGTCGCCTGCTGCTCAGGAAGATGCCCACCCCCCTGCAGCGCCTAGAGGGGGCCGAGCGCTTCCTGCTCGAGTTCTACGTCCcgccaaag tcctccAAGCCCAAGGTTAGCATCCCACTCTCAGCTATAGTGGAGGTCAGGACCACCATGCCTTTGGAGATGCCCGACAAGGACAACACCTTTGTGCTTAAG gTGGAAAATGGGGCGGAATACATCCTAGAGACCATTGACTCTTTGCAGAAGAACTCTTGGGTTGCTGATATCCAAGACTGCATCGACCCAGg ggacAGTGGAGATGATATTGAGTTGGCTTCTTGTATTCATGGCCAGCCATCTAAAGAGTTTTCAATAATAGCGTCCTGTAGCTGTGAGCTCCTGtctgaag GCGTTCACCGGGTTCCAGAGCGCTCATGTGCTGCAGCAGTGGATCACTACAGCGCCCCCTCTGTCCGAAGCAGGGAACTACCGGTCACTCAACACCCCTCACACATCCCCCTGGACCGCTTCCTACAGACGCCCGAGGCACAGGGACCCCCAG TCtgtgagggggaggagtgtgGCGAAGCGGAGGGGCGGGGCAGCCTGGCGGGGTTGCCATGGTTCCACGGGACGCTGTCACGCGTGCGGGCGGCACAGCTGGTGCTGGCGGGCGGAGCCAGAAGCCACGGCCTGTTTGTGATTCGCCAGAGCGAGACACGCCCAGGGGAGTACGTCCTCACCTTCAACTTCCAGGGCAAAGccaag cacctGAGGCTGTCGGTGAATGAGACTGGCCAGTGTCACGTGCACCACCTGTGGTTTCAGACGGTGTGTGACATGCTGagacacttccacacacaccccatccctcTGGAGTCAGGAGGCAACGCAGACATCACACTACGCTCCTACGTACAGGTGCAGCgag atgtcCTCGCCCCTCAGCTGCCCCCTCCTCAGAGAGAGACGGCCTGTCGGACAGatgcccctccccccctcaaCCTGCCGGTCACCCAGGCAACTGCCTCTGCAGCAGCCGacgcccctccctcctcaagcccctcctcccccagTGCCACGCCCTTCTCCCGTGAGGGGGGGTCTGTGGGCGGGGCCCTGGGCCTGcacagccgcagcagcagctctgAGCGTCTGCTGGCGCCACCCAGTGGTTCGGACGAGGATTACCACGACAGTGACGGCGCCCGCCGTACCAGGGCTGTGGAGAACCAGTACTCCTTCTActga